In Scleropages formosus chromosome 10, fSclFor1.1, whole genome shotgun sequence, a single genomic region encodes these proteins:
- the nrip1a gene encoding nuclear receptor-interacting protein 1, with translation MTHGEEPGSEMHQDSAVLTYLEGLLMHQVATGPGATATRRSEAGHSNQEQDGKEAGDCQLQNHGSNQRQDRGMPLRGATQHLKKARLLRSEAWSGPEIRKLSAPVVDLNGHGSDIHTGALNGSSKCKGESTLLASLLQSFSSRLQTVALSQQIVESLKQQDCSQVNKSTQRAEGEEEVVSRPCYGAASNRLKGLMRKNKTQNHNSVPYRRRTNQERLSESPQASHGGAQPAVADSISCAARLKAVANLVNIRSSPATSPKPSVACSQLALLLSSEAHLQQYSREQALKAQLSGRSASERLAAMATQQTQDKKQANMGPAQMAPDMVSSLNTKNGISPQTALGSSKQSVTLLPGQSRTTCSPQAQHPFKEKRPFERHTNRPSQHCSSLLLQLLNNHNTQRRINGQDHLREDYSMFPCRSSPLLSDSEYSNTENSLPKDSSDAESSSSSCSPIDLSMRSKGSGPMLGSSSSLDKLTESLINTWKPKTPQPHSAETRELESNVTVKPHHKVTLLQLLLDHKNNEKVNKSPVNPDLQLSVNPKTNNIPAGRLTPIARAEEPRTQSPQGGMTGRNLQSMPTFSHGRDSNGSASPYSLYSSPHAQSIPLDLCKSKPCKSDTGVQEPAFSASKLLQNLAQCGLQKSASSPLLRTPLPTSHIQAHELNLDKHLTLLERLNAPVQRSKSPVLEVPCANFVSVPFVPEVSTPVSEVENLLEKRTVLQLLLGTASNKEKSSSKRKRPAARGSNLEKQPDRPGSCGSSNGLFLDIKIKSEPSEEAHPSDGDEALERCRSEGRECRSHSPASIPKRIIKSERLSPDTAPRDGLLSQLLKQQTRTYEADRQADSSAIAVKEEWQEHQGPALPKKRKFCLEFHNRLNSKSCVTLGRSSTPKDLGDECPVPATATGHNVKKPTSSLRTDTPGRCPVNELPPSDSGGFNVLKQLLLSDNCLKDLSQPRGAPSPSAQQVSSKVNGTSRHDFIGLQPNCSPQRSRPGDLKTAIANSASDSNPGSLWGGYAARQDSHKKNLVPLRRDLEGPVRWVVSEDEKQDSRPASPRLTKTNPILYYMLQRDNLHLSREGKVWETEILRCGTQVKVKEEPIADVNAVDHRLTLKHHLQQHNERHVCNSEHLDGLLKKC, from the coding sequence ATGACTCATGGGGAAGAGCCTGGCTCTGAGATGCACCAGGATTCAGCTGTTCTAACTTATTTGGAAGGTTTACTAATGCATCAGGTTGCCACTGGACCAGGCGCCACGGCTACAAGGAGATCAGAGGCTGGGCACAGCAACCAGGAGCAAGACGGCAAGGAGGCAGGGGACTGCCAGTTGCAGAACCATGGTTCTAATCAGCGACAGGACAGAGGCATGCCTCTTAGAGGGGCAACACAGCACCTTAAGAAGGCCAGACTGCTCCGTTCAGAAGCCTGGAGTGGGCCTGAAATCCGGAAGCTGTCAGCGCCCGTGGTGGATTTGAACGGGCACGGTAGTGACATACATACTGGTGCGCTGAATGGTTCATCAAAATGCAAAGGGGAGAGTACACTTCTGGCTTCTCTGCTGCAGTCCTTCAGTTCCCGGCTTCAGACCGTGGCTCTGTCGCAGCAGATAGTAGAGAGTCTCAAGCAGCAGGATTGCAGCCAGGTCAACAAAAGCACCCAAAGGgcagaaggagaggaagaggtggTGTCCCGACCATGTTACGGAGCGGCATCTAATCGCTTGAAGGGTCTGATGAGGAAGAATAAGACGCAGAACCACAACAGTGTGCCTTACCGCCGCAGGACTAACCAAGAGAGGCTCTCAGAATCGCCGCAGGCATCACACGGCGGTGCTCAGCCAGCTGTTGCAGACTCAATCTCATGTGCGGCACGCCTCAAAGCAGTGGCAAACTTGGTGAACATTAGATCCAGCCCAGCCACCTCCCCCAAGCCCAGTGTGGCCTGCAGTCAGCTAGCCTTGCTGCTCTCTAGTGAAGCTCATCTGCAGCAGTATTCCCGAGAGCAGGCCTTAAAAGCACAATTATCTGGGCGGTCAGCCAGCGAGAGGCTCGCAGCTATGGCCACACAGCAAACGCAGGATAAGAAGCAGGCCAACATGGGACCAGCTCAGATGGCTCCAGACATGGTAAGCTCCTTAAACACCAAAAACGGAATATCGCCACAAACGGCATTAGGCTCCAGTAAACAAAGTGTCACCCTCCTTCCAGGACAGAGCAGAACGACCTGTTCCCCGCAGGCTCAGCATCCTTTCAAGGAAAAGCGGCCGTTCGAAAGACACACGAACAGGCCCTCGCAGCACTGCAGCAGTTTGCTCCTGCAACTCCTGAACAACCACAACACGCAGAGACGGATCAACGGACAGGATCACCTCCGTGAAGACTACAGCATGTTCCCTTGCCGTAGCTCCCCGCTGCTATCTGATAGCGAGTACTCCAACACAGAAAACAGCCTGCCAAAAGACAGCAGTGATGCTgagagctccagctccagctgctctCCTATTGACCTCTCCATGAGGAGCAAGGGCAGTGGTCCAATGCTGgggtcctcctcctctctggacAAACTGACAGAGTCTCTGATAAACACTTGGAAGCCCAAGACCCCACAGCCACATTCGGCTGAAACCAGAGAACTTGAATCTAATGTGACTGTGAAACCCCATCACAAAGTTACCCTTTTGCAGTTGCTTCTGGACCACAAAAACAACGAGAAGGTAAACAAAAGTCCAGTTAATCCAGATTTGCAGCTAAGTGTAAACCCCAAAACCAACAATATTCCTGCAGGGAGACTGACACCAATAGCAAGAGCTGAGGAACCGAGGACACAGAGCCCTCAGGGTGGGATGACTGGCAGAAACCTTCAGTCCATGCCTACGTTCTCCCATGGAAGAGACTCAAATGGTAGTGCATCACCCTACAGTTTGTACTCTTCCCCTCATGCCCAGTCAATTCCGCTGGATCTCTGTAAGTCTAAACCCTGTAAAAGTGATACCGGTGTCCAAGAGCCAGCTTTTAGCGCCAGCAAGCTACTACAAAACTTGGCCCAGTGTGGATTACAAAAATCAGCCTCTTCCCCTCTTTTAAGGACTCCGCTGCCTACTAGCCACATCCAAGCTCACGAACTGAATTTGGACAAACATTTAACTTTGCTGGAGAGACTCAATGCTCCAGTTCAGAGAAGCAAATCCCCCGTTTTAGAAGTCCCTTGTGCTAATTTTGTCAGTGTCCCATTTGTGCCAGAGGTCTCCACACCTGTGTCAGAAGTTGAGAATCTCCTCGAGAAACGTACAGTGTTGCAGCTTCTTTTGGGGACTGCCTCCAACAAAGAGAAATCAAGTAGCAAGAGAAAAAGGCCAGCAGCCAGGGGCAGCAACTTGGAAAAGCAGCCAGATCGACCTGGGAGTTGCGGCAGCTCGAATGGCCTCTTCCTGGACATTAAGATCAAGAGCGAGCCATCTGAGGAGGCTCATCCGTCCGATGGTGACGAAGCACTGGAGCGGTGCAGAAGCGAAGGAAGGGAGTGTAGGAGCCACAGCCCCGCTTCCATTCCCAAGCGAATTATAAAGTCAGAGCGACTGTCCCCAGACACAGCCCCCCGAGATGGCCTTCTGAGCCAGCTGTTAAAGCAGCAGACCAGAACCTATGAAGCTGACAGGCAAGCCGACTCGAGCGCCATCGCTGTGAAGGAAGAGTGGCAAGAGCATCAGGGACCAGCCTTACCGAAGAAGAGGAAGTTCTGCCTGGAATTTCACAACCGCCTGAACAGCAAGTCCTGCGTGACTTTAGGCAGGAGCAGCACTCCAAAGGACCTCGGCGATGAGTGCCCTGTACCTGCAACAGCCACTGGACACAACGTAAAGAAGCCGACAAGCTCACTGAGAACAGACACTCCAGGGAGGTGTCCTGTCAATGAGTTGCCTCCAAGTGACAGTGGGGGCTTCAACGTGCTAAAGCAGCTCCTCCTGTCTGACAACTGTCTGAAGGACCTCTCGCAGCCCCGGGGTGCCCCCAGCCCTTCCGCTCAGCAGGTCAGCTCCAAAGTCAATGGAACTTCCAGGCATGACTTCATCGGCCTCCAGCCGAACTGCAGTCCGCAGAGGTCGAGACCCGGTGACCTCAAAACAGCGATCGCAAATTCTGCGAGCGACAGCAACCCAGGTTCCCTTTGGGGTGGCTATGCCGCACGACAGGATTCTCACAAAAAGAACCTTGTGCCTCTCAGGAGAGATCTTGAAGGCCCCGTGCGGTGGGTGGTCAGCGAGGATGAGAAACAGGACTCGCGCCCTGCTTCCCCACGCCTGACTAAAACAAACCCCATCTTGTACTATATGCTCCAGAGAGACAACCTTCACCTCAGCAGAGAAGGAAAGGTGTGGGAGACAGAAATTCTGCGCTGCGGAACACAGGTGAAAGTGAAAGAGGAGCCCATAGCGGACGTGAACGCCGTTGACCACAGACTGACCCTGAAACACCACTTGCAGCAGCACAACGAGAGGCACGTTTGCAACTCTGAGCACCTGGATGGCTTGCTGAAAAAATGCTAG